Proteins from a genomic interval of Streptococcus sp. D7B5:
- the dnaB gene encoding replicative DNA helicase → MAEVEELRVQPQDILAEQSVLGAIFIDESKLVFVREYIDSRDFFKYAHRLIFQAMVDLSDRGEAIDATTVRTILDSQGDLQNIGGLSYLVEIVNSVPTSANAEYYAKIVAEKAMLRRLISKLTESVNQAYEASKPADEIIAQAEKGLIDVSENANRSGFKNIRDILNINFGNLEVRSQQTTDITGIATGYRDLDHMTTGLHEEELIILAARPAVGKTAFALNIAQNIGTKLDKTVAIFSLEMGAESLVDRMLAAEGLVESHSIRTGQLTDEEWQKYTIAQGNLANASIYIDDTPGIRITEIRSRSRKLAQETGNLGLILIDYLQLITGTGRENRQQEVSEISRQLKILAKELKVPVIALSQLSRGVEQRQDKRPVLSDIRESGSIEQDADIVAFLYRDDYYDRAGEEEEGIPNNKVEVIIEKNRSGARGTVELIFQKEYNKFSSISKREA, encoded by the coding sequence ATGGCAGAAGTAGAGGAACTGCGAGTTCAACCTCAGGATATTTTAGCAGAACAATCTGTTCTGGGAGCTATTTTTATAGATGAGAGTAAGCTCGTTTTTGTCCGAGAATACATTGATTCTCGTGACTTCTTTAAGTATGCTCATCGGTTGATTTTCCAAGCGATGGTAGACTTGTCGGATCGTGGAGAAGCGATTGATGCGACAACAGTTCGGACGATTTTGGATAGCCAAGGGGATCTCCAAAATATTGGTGGCTTGTCTTATCTTGTTGAAATTGTCAACTCAGTACCAACTTCAGCTAATGCGGAGTATTATGCTAAAATTGTTGCCGAAAAGGCTATGCTTCGTCGCTTGATTTCCAAGTTGACAGAGTCTGTCAACCAAGCCTATGAAGCTTCTAAGCCTGCAGATGAAATCATCGCTCAAGCAGAAAAGGGACTCATTGATGTCAGTGAAAACGCCAATCGTAGTGGTTTCAAGAATATTCGAGATATTCTGAATATCAACTTTGGGAACCTAGAAGTTCGGTCACAACAAACAACGGATATCACAGGTATTGCTACAGGCTATCGTGATTTGGACCATATGACGACAGGTCTCCACGAGGAGGAGCTGATTATCCTAGCGGCGCGTCCAGCGGTTGGTAAGACAGCCTTTGCCTTAAATATTGCTCAGAACATCGGGACCAAGTTGGACAAGACGGTTGCCATCTTTTCACTGGAAATGGGTGCAGAAAGCCTAGTAGACCGTATGCTGGCAGCAGAAGGTTTGGTGGAGTCTCATTCTATCCGTACGGGTCAATTGACTGACGAGGAGTGGCAAAAGTATACCATTGCTCAAGGGAACCTAGCTAACGCGAGTATCTATATCGATGATACGCCAGGGATTCGAATCACGGAAATTCGTTCGCGTTCACGCAAACTAGCTCAAGAAACAGGCAATCTAGGCTTGATTTTGATCGACTACCTACAGCTTATTACAGGGACTGGTCGTGAGAACCGTCAACAAGAAGTTTCTGAAATTTCTCGTCAGCTAAAAATTCTAGCCAAGGAATTGAAAGTTCCAGTCATTGCTCTCAGTCAGTTATCCCGTGGAGTGGAACAGCGTCAGGATAAGAGACCAGTCTTGTCTGATATTCGTGAATCGGGTTCTATCGAGCAGGATGCGGATATCGTAGCTTTTCTATACCGTGACGACTACTACGATCGTGCGGGTGAAGAAGAGGAAGGAATTCCAAATAACAAGGTTGAGGTTATCATCGAGAAAAACCGTAGTGGAGCTCGTGGAACGGTGGAATTGATTTTCCAAAAAGAATACAATAAATTTTCAAGTATCTCAAAGAGGGAGGCATAA
- a CDS encoding SIALI-17 repeat-containing surface protein, translating into MDKKKVILTSLASAAVLGASVLVSQPSVVKADEGKAEEQAVAPAQPQAGTEGESGAQTEKGSENASPANPGATNPAKMTKEELMKALDELEEQAISDIKDKEAIEDKEDAAEAVKEYIGKMYISDTLESGELSLDNIIAELPEGAEDKAVVTGPEVQTNKKLSTEEKALLDQAEKDAKEQVSQATDALVQALESLENAVIEDIKKDASITDKETAIKEAKEEIGKENLLKAIADEDLEIGDVIVDWPADTSEHKTVAEPVSEFTDEDQAKLDEADKEAQVDAAKVRSDLIATLEKIEKSTIDDINKDATITDKEAAIKAAKEVIGKDGILKAIEEGDIDASDLLDDFLAEDSDQVTPAEAMSQEDFSSQDQAKLAAADKEAAEEAKKEEEAKQAAEEKAHSELLSTLEGIEKSTIDDINKDATITDKDAAIKAAKEVIGKDAILKAIEEGDIEASDLLADFLAEDSDQVTPAEAKTQSQLSSQDQAKLATADKEAAEEAAKVRSDLIATLEKIEKETIDDITKDATITDKEAAIKAAKEVIGKDGILKAIEDGDIEASDLLDDFLAEDSDQVTPAEAMSQEDFSSQDQAKLAAADKEAAEEAAKVRSDLIATLEKIEKETIDDINKDVTITDKEAVIKAAKEVIGKDGILKAIEEGDIDASDLLDDFLAKDSDRVTPAEVKSQEDFSSQDQAKLAAADKEAAEENSNAKKLELSKLEEQVAKIKAQLSSLQVSGDKNSQVKDLQQALADYEDAIKTLSSVMSAVLEIEDFKGGVNAVEAATAELPEYKQGANAVEAAVNELPAYAESGAPVVANVPAYGESGAPIVNNALPYAESGAPAVANVPAYGESGTPIVNNTLPYAESGAPAVANVPAYGESGIPVVNNTLPYAESGAPTVANVPVYAESGAPAVTTIPAYAEKIEPAVNEVPEYTGSVAPLATNPTLGTEQDRTYKAPAATDEQLLPNTGSKDASAVASLGFVGLLLGLLPFAKRKLNK; encoded by the coding sequence ATGGACAAGAAGAAAGTTATTTTAACAAGTTTAGCAAGTGCAGCTGTATTGGGTGCTAGTGTACTCGTTTCACAGCCTTCAGTAGTTAAGGCAGATGAAGGGAAAGCAGAAGAGCAGGCAGTTGCTCCTGCACAACCACAAGCTGGAACAGAAGGGGAGAGCGGTGCTCAAACTGAAAAGGGATCAGAAAACGCTAGTCCAGCTAATCCTGGTGCGACAAATCCAGCTAAAATGACCAAAGAAGAGTTGATGAAGGCTTTGGATGAACTTGAGGAACAGGCTATTAGTGATATTAAGGATAAGGAAGCGATTGAGGACAAAGAGGATGCAGCTGAAGCTGTGAAGGAATATATCGGTAAGATGTATATTTCAGATACTCTTGAGTCTGGAGAGCTTAGCTTAGATAATATCATCGCTGAATTGCCAGAAGGTGCAGAAGATAAGGCTGTGGTAACAGGTCCTGAAGTTCAAACTAATAAAAAATTATCTACTGAGGAGAAGGCTCTACTAGACCAGGCTGAAAAAGATGCCAAAGAACAAGTTTCTCAAGCGACGGATGCTCTGGTTCAAGCCCTAGAATCTCTTGAAAATGCTGTAATTGAAGATATTAAAAAAGACGCTTCAATCACCGATAAAGAAACGGCCATCAAAGAAGCCAAAGAAGAGATTGGTAAAGAAAATCTTTTGAAGGCTATCGCAGATGAGGATTTGGAGATTGGTGATGTTATTGTAGACTGGCCAGCAGATACAAGCGAGCATAAAACAGTAGCTGAACCTGTATCAGAATTCACAGATGAAGACCAAGCTAAGTTAGATGAAGCTGATAAAGAGGCTCAGGTTGATGCAGCCAAAGTTCGCTCAGATCTAATCGCTACCTTAGAAAAAATTGAAAAATCAACCATAGATGACATCAACAAGGATGCCACTATCACTGATAAGGAAGCAGCGATCAAGGCGGCTAAAGAAGTGATTGGCAAGGACGGCATCTTGAAAGCTATCGAAGAAGGCGACATTGATGCCTCAGACTTGTTAGATGATTTCTTAGCAGAAGACAGTGACCAGGTAACACCAGCCGAAGCGATGAGCCAAGAAGATTTCTCAAGTCAAGACCAAGCAAAACTCGCTGCAGCGGACAAGGAAGCGGCTGAGGAAGCCAAGAAAGAGGAAGAAGCTAAGCAAGCAGCGGAAGAAAAAGCTCACAGCGAATTGCTTTCAACGCTTGAAGGTATCGAAAAATCAACCATCGACGACATCAACAAAGATGCTACTATCACTGATAAGGACGCGGCGATCAAAGCAGCTAAAGAAGTGATTGGCAAGGATGCTATCTTGAAAGCTATCGAAGAAGGCGATATCGAAGCGTCCGACTTACTGGCAGATTTCTTGGCAGAAGACAGCGATCAGGTAACACCAGCCGAAGCAAAAACTCAATCTCAACTTTCAAGCCAAGACCAAGCTAAACTCGCTACAGCCGACAAGGAAGCAGCGGAGGAAGCAGCAAAAGTTCGCTCAGATTTAATCGCTACCCTAGAAAAAATTGAAAAAGAGACCATCGACGACATCACCAAGGATGCCACTATCACTGATAAGGAAGCAGCGATTAAGGCGGCTAAAGAAGTGATTGGCAAGGACGGCATCTTGAAAGCTATCGAAGATGGAGATATTGAAGCATCTGACTTGTTAGATGATTTCTTGGCAGAAGACAGCGATCAGGTGACACCGGCCGAAGCGATGAGCCAAGAAGATTTCTCAAGCCAAGACCAAGCTAAACTGGCTGCAGCCGACAAGGAAGCAGCAGAAGAGGCAGCAAAAGTTCGCTCAGATTTAATCGCTACCTTAGAAAAAATTGAAAAAGAGACCATCGACGACATCAACAAAGATGTCACTATCACTGATAAGGAAGCGGTGATTAAGGCAGCTAAAGAAGTGATTGGCAAGGACGGCATCTTGAAAGCTATCGAAGAAGGTGACATTGATGCGTCAGATTTGTTAGATGATTTCTTGGCAAAAGACAGCGATCGGGTGACACCGGCCGAAGTGAAGAGCCAAGAAGATTTCTCAAGTCAAGACCAAGCTAAACTCGCTGCAGCCGACAAGGAAGCAGCAGAAGAAAATAGTAATGCGAAAAAACTTGAGCTGAGTAAATTAGAAGAGCAAGTTGCTAAGATTAAAGCGCAATTATCAAGTTTACAAGTTTCTGGTGACAAGAATAGTCAAGTCAAAGACTTGCAACAAGCTTTAGCAGACTATGAGGATGCTATTAAGACTCTAAGTAGTGTCATGTCAGCTGTTCTTGAAATTGAAGACTTTAAAGGTGGGGTGAACGCAGTAGAAGCTGCAACTGCAGAGTTGCCAGAATACAAGCAAGGTGCAAACGCGGTAGAAGCTGCTGTAAATGAACTCCCAGCCTATGCAGAAAGTGGCGCTCCAGTCGTAGCGAACGTTCCAGCTTACGGAGAAAGCGGTGCCCCAATAGTAAACAATGCTCTGCCTTATGCAGAAAGTGGCGCTCCAGCCGTAGCGAATGTTCCAGCTTACGGAGAAAGCGGTACACCAATAGTAAACAACACTCTGCCTTATGCAGAAAGTGGCGCCCCAGCCGTAGCAAATGTTCCAGCTTACGGAGAAAGTGGTATACCAGTAGTAAACAACACTCTGCCTTATGCAGAAAGCGGTGCCCCAACCGTAGCAAATGTTCCAGTTTATGCAGAAAGTGGTGCTCCGGCAGTGACTACTATTCCAGCCTATGCTGAAAAGATTGAACCTGCAGTAAATGAAGTTCCGGAATACACTGGCAGTGTAGCTCCTTTGGCTACAAACCCTACTCTTGGAACTGAACAAGATCGTACCTACAAAGCGCCTGCAGCAACAGATGAGCAACTCCTTCCAAATACAGGAAGCAAAGATGCTTCAGCAGTCGCATCGTTAGGATTTGTTGGTCTCCTTCTTGGTTTGCTACCATTTGCAAAGAGAAAATTAAACAAATAA
- a CDS encoding Veg family protein gives MSDAFTDVAKMKKIKEEIKAHEGQVVEMTLENGRKRQKNRLGKLIEVYPSLFIVEFGDVEGDKQANVYVESFTYSDILTEKNLIRYLD, from the coding sequence ATGTCAGATGCATTTACAGATGTAGCCAAGATGAAAAAAATCAAAGAAGAAATCAAGGCACATGAGGGACAAGTCGTTGAAATGACTTTGGAAAATGGCCGTAAGCGCCAAAAAAATAGATTGGGTAAGCTAATTGAGGTTTATCCATCTCTATTTATCGTTGAATTTGGGGATGTTGAAGGAGACAAACAAGCCAATGTCTACGTTGAATCCTTCACCTACTCAGATATCCTGACAGAAAAGAACTTGATTCGCTATCTAGACTAA
- the polA gene encoding DNA polymerase I, translating to MDKKKLLLIDGSSVAFRAFFALYQQLDRFKNANGLHTNAIYGFQLMLNHVLERVEPSHVLVAFDAGKTTFRTEMYADYKGGRAKTPDEFREQFPFIRELLDHLGIRHYELAQYEADDIIGTLGRLAEKDSFDVTIVSGDKDLIQLTDEHTVVEISKKGVAEFEAFTPDYLMEKMGLTPAQFIDLKALMGDKSDNIPGVTKIGEKTGIKLLLEHGSLEGIYENIDGMKASKMKENLINDKEQAFLSKTLATIETQAPIEIGLDDLVYNGPDVENLGKFYDEMDFKQLKQALNVSSKDAPESLDFTIVDHVSQDMLSADSIFHFELFGENYHTDDLVGFAWSCGDKLYATDKLELLQEPVFKEFLEKTPLKVYDFKKAKVLLNRLGLNLQAPAFDSRLAKYLLSTVENNEISTIASLYGQTYLTDDETFYGKGVKKAIPEREKFLEHLARKVAVLVETEPVLLEKLSEHGQLDLLYDMEQPLAFVLAKMEIAGITVKKETLLEMQAENELVIEKLTQEIYELAGEEFNINSPKQLGVLLFEKLGLPLEYTKKTKTGYSTAVDVLERLAPIAPIVKKILDYRQIAKIQSTYVIGLQDWILDDGKIHTRYVQDLTQTGRLSSVDPNLQNIPVRLEQGRLIRKAFVPEWEDSVLLSSDYSQIELRVLAHISKDEHLIKAFQEGADIHTSTAMRVFGIERPEDVTPNDRRNAKAVNFGVVYGISDFGLSNNLGISRKEAKAYIDTYFERFPGIKNYMDEVVREARDKGYVETLFKRRRELPDINSRNFNIRGFAERTAINSPIQGSAADILKIAMIQLDKALVEGGYQTKMLLQVHDEIVLEVPKSELAAVKALVKQTMEEAIQLSVPLIADENEGATWYEAK from the coding sequence ATGGACAAGAAAAAATTATTATTAATTGATGGATCTTCTGTTGCTTTTCGGGCTTTTTTTGCGCTCTATCAGCAGTTGGATCGTTTTAAAAATGCTAATGGCCTTCATACCAATGCAATCTATGGCTTTCAACTCATGTTGAATCATGTCTTAGAGCGGGTTGAGCCCAGTCATGTTTTGGTAGCCTTTGATGCAGGAAAGACGACTTTCCGAACAGAGATGTATGCAGACTACAAGGGTGGCCGTGCTAAAACTCCAGATGAGTTTCGTGAGCAATTTCCCTTCATTCGTGAGTTGTTAGATCATCTTGGGATTCGCCATTATGAGTTGGCCCAGTATGAAGCTGATGATATCATCGGGACTCTAGGTCGTTTGGCTGAGAAGGATTCTTTTGATGTGACTATCGTTAGCGGAGATAAGGATTTGATCCAGTTGACGGATGAGCATACGGTGGTTGAGATTTCCAAGAAAGGTGTGGCTGAGTTTGAGGCCTTTACACCAGACTATCTCATGGAAAAAATGGGCCTCACACCAGCTCAGTTTATTGATCTTAAGGCTCTTATGGGGGATAAGTCTGATAATATCCCTGGCGTCACGAAAATCGGTGAAAAGACGGGTATCAAGCTCTTGCTGGAACATGGTTCGCTTGAGGGTATTTATGAAAATATCGATGGGATGAAGGCTTCTAAGATGAAGGAAAATCTCATCAATGACAAGGAACAGGCCTTTTTGTCTAAAACCTTGGCGACCATTGAGACTCAGGCACCGATTGAGATTGGTCTTGATGATTTGGTCTATAATGGCCCAGATGTGGAAAATCTCGGGAAATTCTACGATGAGATGGACTTCAAACAGCTCAAACAAGCTCTAAATGTTTCGTCAAAGGATGCGCCTGAGAGCTTGGATTTCACTATCGTTGACCACGTCAGTCAAGACATGCTGAGCGCAGACTCCATCTTCCACTTTGAGCTCTTTGGGGAGAATTACCATACAGATGACTTGGTTGGTTTTGCTTGGTCCTGCGGAGATAAACTTTACGCTACAGACAAACTTGAGCTCTTGCAGGAGCCGGTTTTCAAGGAATTTTTAGAAAAAACACCTCTGAAAGTGTATGACTTTAAGAAAGCGAAGGTTCTTTTAAATCGCTTGGGTTTGAACCTCCAGGCACCTGCTTTTGACAGTCGTTTGGCAAAATACTTACTCTCAACAGTCGAGAACAATGAAATCTCAACTATTGCGAGTCTCTATGGCCAGACTTATCTGACTGATGATGAGACTTTCTACGGTAAGGGGGTCAAGAAAGCCATCCCTGAGAGAGAGAAATTCTTGGAGCATTTGGCTCGCAAGGTTGCTGTATTGGTTGAGACGGAACCGGTTTTACTTGAAAAACTCAGTGAACATGGGCAGTTAGACCTTCTCTATGACATGGAGCAACCTCTGGCTTTTGTCCTTGCCAAGATGGAAATCGCTGGAATTACAGTCAAGAAAGAGACCTTGCTTGAGATGCAGGCTGAAAATGAACTTGTCATTGAAAAATTAACTCAGGAGATTTATGAACTGGCTGGTGAGGAGTTTAATATCAATTCCCCTAAGCAGTTGGGCGTGCTTCTCTTTGAAAAGCTCGGTCTTCCTCTGGAATATACCAAGAAAACCAAGACAGGTTACTCGACAGCTGTGGATGTGCTAGAGCGTCTAGCTCCCATTGCTCCGATTGTTAAAAAAATCCTAGACTACCGTCAGATTGCTAAGATTCAATCTACCTATGTGATTGGTTTGCAAGACTGGATTTTGGATGATGGCAAGATCCACACGCGCTATGTGCAGGATTTGACTCAGACTGGGCGTCTGTCTAGTGTAGATCCAAACTTGCAAAATATTCCTGTGCGTTTGGAGCAAGGCCGTCTCATTCGTAAGGCTTTTGTGCCTGAGTGGGAGGATAGCGTTCTTCTTAGCTCGGATTATTCGCAGATTGAGTTGCGCGTTTTGGCGCATATCTCTAAGGATGAGCACTTAATCAAAGCCTTCCAAGAGGGAGCAGATATCCATACCTCGACGGCCATGCGGGTCTTTGGAATTGAACGCCCTGAGGATGTGACTCCAAATGATCGTCGCAATGCTAAGGCCGTCAACTTTGGAGTGGTTTACGGAATTTCAGACTTTGGTTTGTCTAATAATCTGGGCATCAGCCGTAAAGAGGCTAAAGCCTACATCGACACTTACTTTGAACGCTTCCCAGGTATTAAAAACTACATGGATGAAGTGGTGCGTGAGGCGCGTGATAAGGGTTATGTAGAGACTCTCTTCAAGCGTCGTCGTGAGTTACCAGATATTAATTCGCGCAACTTTAACATTCGTGGTTTTGCAGAGCGGACAGCTATCAACTCTCCTATCCAGGGATCTGCAGCAGATATTCTCAAGATTGCAATGATCCAGCTAGACAAAGCTCTAGTGGAAGGTGGCTATCAGACCAAGATGCTCTTGCAAGTGCATGATGAAATCGTCCTCGAGGTTCCGAAATCAGAACTAGCAGCCGTCAAAGCTCTAGTGAAACAAACCATGGAAGAAGCCATCCAGCTCAGTGTTCCCCTTATCGCAGATGAAAATGAAGGGGCAACATGGTACGAGGCTAAATAA
- the rplI gene encoding 50S ribosomal protein L9, whose product MKVIFLADVKGKGKKGEIKEVPTGYAQNFLIKKNLAKEATAQAVGELRGKQKSEEKAHAEMIAEAKAIKAKLEAEETVVEFVEKVGPDGRTFGSITNKKIAEELLKQFGIKIDKRNIQVQAPIRAVGLIDVPVKIYQDVTSIINLRVKEG is encoded by the coding sequence ATGAAAGTAATCTTTTTAGCAGATGTTAAAGGAAAAGGAAAAAAAGGCGAAATTAAGGAAGTGCCAACTGGCTATGCTCAAAACTTCCTGATTAAAAAGAATTTGGCCAAGGAAGCGACTGCTCAAGCAGTGGGTGAGTTGCGTGGAAAACAAAAATCAGAAGAAAAGGCTCATGCTGAAATGATTGCTGAAGCAAAAGCCATCAAGGCTAAGCTAGAAGCAGAAGAAACGGTTGTAGAGTTTGTTGAAAAGGTTGGACCAGATGGTCGTACATTTGGATCCATCACCAACAAGAAGATTGCAGAAGAATTGCTTAAGCAATTTGGTATCAAGATTGACAAACGCAATATTCAAGTGCAAGCACCAATTCGAGCAGTAGGTTTGATTGATGTACCAGTGAAGATCTACCAAGATGTTACAAGTATCATCAATCTTCGTGTAAAAGAAGGTTAA
- a CDS encoding DHH family phosphoesterase: MKKNNLIPFSAVLLGLATFGILTLLIIFSHNLAVTITVLFLFVLLYLLLFVWQKKQYEKSEIEQIQYVNHQAENSLSTLLDQMPVGVLKLDLSSGEVEWFNPYAELILTTEEGEIDVELIQTIIKASVGNPGSYATLGETRYAVHMDKASGVLYFFDVSGEYEATVELVTSRPVIGVISVDNYDDLEDATSDSDISHINSFVANFVSEFASKYAMFSRRVGMDRFYVFTDYTVLEELMNDKFSVIDSFREESKQRQLALTLSMGFSYGDGNHEEIGKIALLNLNLAEVRGGDQVVVKENNETKNPVYFGGGTAASIKRTRTRTRAMMTAISDKIRSVDQVFVVGHKNLDMDALGSAVGMQLFASNIIENSYAVYDADHMPADIERAIQFLKKEDVTKLLSLTDAMKLVTNRSLLILVDHSKTALTLSKDFYDLFTQTIVIDHHRRDQDFPENAVITYIESGASSASELVTELIQFQNSKKNRLSRMQASVLMAGMMLDTKNFTSRVTSRTFDVASYLRTRGSDSIAIQEIAATDFEEYREVNELILQGRKLGSDILIAQARDSMSYDTVVISKAADAMLAMSGIEASFVLAKNTQGFISISARSRSKINVQRIMEELGGGGHFNLAAAQIEDMSLSEAGEKLTQLILEELKEKEKEE; this comes from the coding sequence ATGAAAAAAAATAATTTAATCCCGTTTTCTGCAGTCTTGCTAGGACTTGCAACTTTCGGAATCTTAACTTTGCTGATTATTTTTTCACATAATCTTGCTGTAACAATCACTGTTTTGTTTTTATTTGTACTGCTTTATTTGCTTTTATTCGTTTGGCAAAAAAAACAGTATGAAAAGAGCGAAATTGAACAAATCCAATATGTAAATCACCAAGCCGAAAATAGCTTGAGTACTTTGCTTGATCAAATGCCGGTGGGAGTCCTGAAATTAGACCTATCAAGCGGAGAAGTGGAATGGTTTAATCCTTATGCTGAGCTGATTTTAACTACTGAAGAAGGCGAAATTGATGTTGAGTTAATTCAAACCATCATCAAGGCTTCTGTTGGGAATCCAGGTTCGTATGCTACCTTGGGCGAAACACGATATGCTGTTCATATGGACAAGGCTTCGGGTGTTTTGTATTTCTTTGATGTTTCTGGGGAGTACGAAGCGACTGTCGAATTGGTAACTAGTCGTCCAGTCATTGGGGTCATCTCAGTGGATAATTACGATGATTTGGAGGATGCGACGTCTGACTCTGATATCAGCCATATCAATAGCTTTGTAGCTAATTTTGTTTCAGAATTTGCAAGTAAGTATGCTATGTTCTCTCGCCGTGTGGGGATGGATCGTTTTTATGTATTCACAGATTACACAGTACTAGAGGAATTGATGAATGATAAATTCTCTGTTATTGATAGTTTCCGAGAAGAATCAAAACAGAGGCAGCTAGCCCTAACTTTAAGTATGGGATTTTCTTATGGTGATGGAAACCATGAAGAGATAGGGAAAATTGCCTTGCTCAACTTGAACTTAGCAGAAGTTCGCGGTGGTGACCAGGTGGTGGTCAAGGAAAATAACGAAACCAAGAATCCTGTCTACTTTGGTGGAGGAACTGCTGCATCTATCAAACGTACTCGTACACGTACCAGAGCCATGATGACAGCCATTTCTGATAAGATTCGAAGTGTTGACCAAGTTTTTGTAGTCGGTCATAAAAATCTAGATATGGATGCTTTGGGCTCTGCTGTTGGTATGCAGTTGTTTGCAAGTAATATTATTGAGAACAGTTATGCTGTCTATGATGCAGACCATATGCCAGCAGATATCGAACGTGCTATTCAGTTCTTGAAGAAGGAAGATGTCACGAAGCTTTTATCTCTTACAGATGCGATGAAGTTAGTTACAAACCGTTCATTATTGATTCTGGTGGATCATTCCAAGACGGCTTTGACCTTGTCAAAAGATTTTTATGATTTGTTCACTCAAACTATTGTTATTGACCATCATAGACGTGATCAGGATTTCCCAGAGAATGCAGTCATCACCTATATTGAAAGTGGGGCAAGTAGTGCCAGTGAGCTGGTCACAGAATTGATTCAGTTCCAAAATTCTAAGAAAAATCGTTTGAGTCGTATGCAGGCCAGTGTTTTGATGGCTGGTATGATGCTGGATACCAAGAATTTCACATCTCGCGTGACGAGTCGAACCTTTGATGTGGCTAGCTATCTGAGAACACGGGGAAGTGACAGTATTGCTATCCAGGAGATTGCTGCGACAGATTTTGAAGAGTACCGTGAGGTAAATGAACTCATTTTACAAGGTCGTAAGTTAGGTTCAGATATCTTGATTGCCCAAGCTAGGGACTCAATGTCTTATGACACAGTTGTTATCAGTAAGGCTGCCGATGCTATGCTGGCTATGTCTGGCATTGAAGCCAGCTTCGTTCTGGCAAAAAATACACAAGGATTTATTTCTATCTCGGCTCGAAGTCGTAGTAAAATCAATGTGCAACGCATTATGGAAGAGCTGGGTGGTGGTGGTCACTTTAATCTAGCAGCTGCGCAAATCGAGGATATGAGTTTGTCGGAAGCAGGAGAAAAATTGACTCAACTAATCCTGGAAGAACTAAAGGAAAAGGAGAAAGAAGAATGA
- a CDS encoding CHAP domain-containing protein: protein MTFLKSGVKKSGCTQLSVGLATLFVTSTFLFGGESVQADSVARGDDYPLHYKNGSVEIDQWRMYSRQCTSFAAFRLSSVNGFEIPPAYGNANEWGHRARREGYRVDTKPEVGAIAWSTEGYYGHVAWVSNVSGDTIEIEEYNYGVREKYNRRKVKASSMTGFIHFKDLSTSHSAGENTRNSELPSSGTIVFTGESPIMDQPSSTGQVIDYYYAGESVSYDQVLEKDGYKWLGYLSYSGSRRYVQYAELSNTENGWKKEGGSWYYRENGKLATGWKKVNGNWYHLKENGAMSTGWIKDDSHWYYLKASGEMQTGWVKDKGTWYYLEESGRMKASQWFQVSGKHYYVDASGALAVNTIIDGYRLDSDGVRIGSVS from the coding sequence ATGACGTTTTTAAAATCAGGAGTTAAGAAGAGTGGATGTACTCAGTTGAGTGTAGGGCTGGCTACTTTGTTCGTTACGAGTACCTTTTTGTTTGGTGGAGAATCAGTTCAGGCCGACAGTGTAGCGCGTGGAGATGACTATCCGCTTCACTACAAAAATGGTAGTGTTGAAATCGATCAGTGGCGGATGTATTCTCGCCAGTGTACCTCTTTTGCGGCCTTTCGTTTGAGTAGTGTAAATGGCTTTGAGATTCCTCCTGCCTACGGAAATGCGAATGAATGGGGACATCGTGCAAGGCGAGAAGGCTACCGTGTGGATACTAAGCCAGAAGTTGGGGCTATTGCTTGGTCGACAGAAGGATATTATGGGCACGTGGCCTGGGTATCAAATGTATCAGGGGATACGATTGAAATCGAAGAGTATAACTATGGGGTTCGAGAAAAGTATAACCGTCGAAAAGTCAAGGCTAGTTCGATGACAGGTTTTATTCATTTCAAGGATTTATCTACTAGCCATAGTGCAGGTGAGAATACTCGTAACTCAGAGCTTCCGTCCAGTGGGACAATAGTATTCACGGGGGAATCGCCGATTATGGACCAACCGTCGAGTACAGGACAGGTTATTGACTACTATTATGCTGGTGAGAGTGTGAGTTATGATCAAGTTCTTGAAAAGGACGGTTATAAGTGGCTCGGTTATTTGTCTTATAGCGGTTCTAGAAGATATGTGCAGTATGCAGAGTTAAGCAATACAGAGAATGGATGGAAAAAAGAAGGAGGGAGTTGGTATTACAGAGAGAATGGTAAGCTAGCGACAGGATGGAAAAAAGTTAATGGCAATTGGTATCATTTAAAAGAAAATGGGGCCATGTCAACTGGCTGGATTAAGGATGACTCTCACTGGTATTATCTAAAGGCTTCGGGTGAGATGCAGACGGGATGGGTTAAAGACAAGGGAACTTGGTATTACTTAGAGGAATCTGGTCGGATGAAAGCTAGTCAATGGTTCCAAGTCTCGGGTAAACATTACTATGTCGATGCTTCGGGAGCCTTAGCTGTTAATACGATTATTGATGGCTACAGACTAGACAGTGATGGGGTAAGAATAGGAAGTGTTTCTTAA